Sequence from the Nocardioides exalbidus genome:
TGACGTTGAGCGTCTTCGACTTGCGGAAGGGGTCGACGTAGGCCGTCGTCGGGTCGGGGAAGAGCGACATGTCGGACTCGTTGATGGCCTGGAAGCCGCGGATCGAGGAGCCGTCGAACCCGAGGCCGTCGTCGAAGACGCTCTGGTCGAACGACGACACCGGCACCGTGAAGTGCTGCATCACGCCGGGCAGGTCGCAGAAGCGAACGTCGACCATCTCGACGCCCTCGTCCTTGATGAACTTCAAGAGCTCATCGGAGTTGTTGAACATTCGGTTCCTCCTTGACGGCGACGGGCGCGCGTCGAGTTGCAGCGTTCGGGAACGGAGCGTCGTTGCACCGTGCCGCCACGCTAGGGGGGAGCAGTTTCTAGACCGTATCCCGTTTGTTTCGGGCGTGTTACAAGCGCCCGATGGATGGAGCGTGTCGGCCCCGCACCTAGGCTGGCGGGGTGACGAGTGCTGTAACAAGCGACCTCCGGTCGGCCACGTGGGGACGCCGGATCCTGGCCCTGTGCATCGACTGGGTCGCGTGCCTGGCCGTCGTGGAGGGGCTCGTCGCGACCGGAGTCATCGCCGCCAACCCGAATGGCCTCGGCACGCTGGCGCTCTTCGTCGTGGAGTCGGCGCTGTTCACCGCGACGGTGGGCGGCTCGTTCGGCAAGCTCGCCACGCGTCTCCGGGTGGTGCGCCAGAAGGACCCGTCGAGGCCGGTCTCGCTGCTGGCGGCGGTGGTGCGCAGCGTCCTGGTCGCGCTCGTCGTACCGCCGCTGCTGACGTTCGACGAGCGCGGGCTCCACGACCTCGCCGCGGGGACGCGGACCGTGGCGCTCTAGCCCGGGACCGTCAGCTCAGGGCCGGATCAGCGGCCGCGCTGCTGCGAGCGCATGCCCTTCATCGAGGTGGGGACCGGGCCCTTGGGCAGCGGCACCTTGCCGCGCTGGGCGTCGAGCGCCTTGAGGCGCTGCAGGATGTCGGTCATCTCGGCCGGCTTGACCGAGCGGCCGAGCTTCTGGACGTGGCGCACCAGCTTGGGCAGCGGGACCTCGCCGTCGCCGCGACCGGCGACGACCTCGTGGATCGGCACCTCGTAGGCGACGCGCTCGTGCTTCTTGCGCTCGGTGGCGAGCAGCGACCGCACGCGGGTCGGGCTCGAGCCCTCGCCGACCAGGACGATGCCGGGCGGTCCGACCACGCGGTGCACGACGTCCTGCTGCTTGGTGAAGCCCACGACCGGCTCGACCTTCCAGCCCCGGCGCAGCATCTGGAGCGCGCCCGCCGCGGCTGCCGGCTGGCCCTCCATCTGCGTGTACGCCGCCTTCTGCGCGCGGCGGCCGAAGACGAGCAGCGCGCACAGCAGGCCGATCATCAGCGCACCGACGATCGTGATGATGATGCTGATGACACCCGTGCCGGGGAGCAGCGACAGCAGGCCGAAGCCGACAGCCGCGCCGAGCACGAAGACACCCGCGATGATCAGGCCCAGGCGCGGGTCCGTGCGCTTGGCCATCGTGTAGGTCTGCATGATCTGCGCACGACGGGAGCTCGGCGCGGAGGGTGCGGGGGTCGACATGGTGAAACCTGTCCAGCTAGACGGTGAAGGGTGTGATCAGGCGGTCGCCGGGGTGGCGGCGGCACGCGCGTCCATGGCCTGACCGTACAGCCGTCCGGCGCGGTAGGACGAGCGGACGAGCGGGCCCGACAGCGCGCCGGCGAAGCCGATCTCGTCGGCCTCGGCCTTGAGCTCGACGAACTCCTCGGGCTTGACCCAGCGCTCGACGGGGTGGTGGCGCGGGGAGGGGCGGAGGTACTGGGTGATGGTGATCAGCTCGCAGCCGGCGTCGTGGAGGTCGCGCAACGCCTGGCTGATCTCCCCGCGGGTCTCGCCCATGCCGAGGATCAGGTTGGACTTGGTGACCAGGCCGAAGTCGCGGGCCTGGGTGATCACGTCGAGCGAGCGGTCGTAGCGGAAGGCCGGGCGGATCCGCTTGAAGATCCGCGGCACGGTCTCGACGTTGTGGGCCAGCACCTCGGGACTGCTCTCGAAGACCTCGGTGAGGAGGTCGGGCTTGCCGTTGAAGTCGGGGATCAGGTTCTCCACGCCGGTGCCCGGGTTGAGCTCGTGGATCGCGCGGACCGTCTCGGCGTAGAGCCACGCACCACCGTCGGGCAGGTCGTCGCGCGCGACGCCGGTGATGGTGGCGTACTTCAGCTGCATCTTCTGCACCGACTCGGCCACGCGGCGCGGCTCGTCACGGTCGAGCGGCTGCGGCTTGCCGGTGTCGATCTGGCAGAAGTCGCAGCGCCGGGTGCACTGGTCGCCGCCGATGAGGAACGTCGCCTCGCGGTCCTCCCAGCACTCGTAGATGTTGGGGCAGCCGGCTTCCTGGCAGACCGTGTGGAGGCCCTCGCCCTTCACCAGCTCCTGGAGGGCCGTGTATTCCGGGCCCATCCGCGCGCGGGTCTTGATCCACTCCGGCTTCTTCTCGATGGGAGTCTCCGCGTTGCGGATCTCGAGGCGGAGAAGCTTGCGTCCTTCGGGTGCTGGAGCCGTCGTCACACCCGCAACTCTACGACGGCGTGTCGACCGCCCCAATTCACGGTCGGGAGCCGGGACGGTCGCTCACGCCGACAGCTCAGAGCAGGAGGTCCGGCGTGATCGGCAGTCGGCGGATGCGTCGCCCCGTCGCGTGGAAGACCGCGTTGCCGATCGCGGCCGCGACACCGCAGAGCCCGACCTCACCGACCCCCTTGACCCCTACGGGGTTGAGCCGGTCCGGACCACCCACGAACTCGACCTCGAGGTCGGGCACGTCGGCGTTCACGGCGATCAGGTAGTCGGCCATGTGCGCGTTGGTGATGCGCCCCGTCTGCGGGCCGGCGTGCAGGTCGGTGACGGTGTGCTCGAGCAACGCGTGGCCGATGCCGCCAACCGCTCCGCCGACGACCTGGCTGCGGGCGGTGCGCTCGTTGAGCACCTGGCCGCAGTCGATGACCGACACCAGCCGCTCGACGCGGACCAGTCCCAGGTCGGCGTCCACGCGCACCTTGGCGAACTTCGCGCCGAACGCGCCCGAGGGCGACATGCCCATCTCGGCAGGGTCCGGCGGCGCGGCCGTGGCCTCGGCCGCGACCTCGTCACGGTCGCCCACCGCGCGCGCCAGCGCCTCGCGACCGGGCGTGCCGGACAGGTCGAGGTCGTCCAGCACCTCGGCCACGGCCAGTGCGACCGCGTTGGAGATCGCCGTCGCCAGACCCGATCCGCCGGCCGGGGGAGATGCGGGCAGCGAGCTGTCGCCCAGCACCACCTCGACGTCGTCGAGCTCGAGCCCGAGCCGGTCGGCGGCCACCTGGGTGACCACCGTGTAGGTGCCCGTGCCGATGTCCATGGCGGAGGAGTGCACGGCCGCGGTGCCGTCACGGTGGACGACGACGCGGACGGTGCAGGGCTGCTGGAAGTAGAAGAACGACACGGCCGCCACGCCGTAGCCCACGAGCTGGTCGCCATCGCGCATCGAGCGGGGCGCCGGGTCGCGGTCGTCCCACCCGATGATCTCCGCGCCCCTGCGCAGGCACTGGTCCAGCGCCTTGCTCGACCACGGCAGGTCGTCCTGGTCGGGGTTGGTGGCCGTGTCGTTGCGCAGGCGCAGCTCGACCGGGTCGATGCCCAGCTCCACGGCCAGCTCGTCGAGTGCGGTCTCGAGGGCGAAGTTGCCCTGGGCCTCACCGGGGGCTCGCATCGATCCGGGGGGCGAGATGTGCAGTCGCACCTGGTCGACGTCGGCGCGCAGGTGCTCCACGGCGTAGCCCTGACGGGTGCCGGAGACGACGTTCTCCGGGTTGTCGTCGTCGACCGCGACGGGGATCGTCGCGGTGTGCTCGACCGCCGTCAGGGTGCCGTCGCGGCGAGCGCCGAGACGCACGTGCTGCACCGTCTCCGGCCGGTGCCCGACGGCGGTGAACATCTGCGGCCGGCTGAGCACCACCCGCACCGGCTGCCCCACGACCTTCGCGGCCATCGCCGCGGCGTGGATGTAGGGCCATGGACGCAGACCCGATCCGAAGCCGCCGCCGAGGTAGGGACACTCGACCCGGACGTCCTCGCGCGCCATGCCCCACGCCTCGGCCAGGCAGTCGGCGGTGTTGAAGGGCCACTGGGTGGTGGCCCACATGTGCAGGGCGTCGCCGTCCCACTGTGCGCACGCCGAGAACAGGCCGATCGGGTTGTTGGTGTTGTCGCCGGTGACGTAGTCGGCCTCGACCACCACGTCGGCCTCGGCCAGACCTCGCTCGAGGTCGCCGCGGACGCTGTCCGCGCCCGCCGGGTCGTCGGTCTCGCGCGTGGCCCGCGGGTCGTTGAGGTCCACGACCGGCTCGGTGACGTCGTAGGTCACGTGCAGCAGGCTGGCGGCGTGCACGGCCTCCTCGCGGGTCTGCGCGACCACCAGCGCGACGTGGTCGCCGTGGAAGCGGACGGTGGCGTCCTGGAACGGCGGACGCGGTGCCCGATCGTCCGCGGAAGCCTCGTCGGGGCGTACGACCCGGGGCGCGTCGTGGTGCGAGATGACGGCCACCACTCCGGGAGCCGCGAGCGCGTCGCTGGTGTCGACCAGCGAGATCTCGCCCGCCGCGATCGTCGCGCCCACCAGCACCCCGACCAGGGCGTCGCGGGGCGCGAGGTCGTCGGCGTAGGGCACCGCGCCGGTGACCTTCAACGGGCCGTCGACGCGCCTGACACCCGCGCCGACGACGGGTGTGCCCGTGCTCGGGACTGCGGTGGTGTCGGTCGCGGTGCTCATGCGGTCACCTCCGTGACGTCGCGGAGCTGGCGCACGAGGGTGCGTCGGGCCAGCTCGGGCTTGAAGGCGGTGCCGGGAACGGTGAAGGCGTCGGCCAGCTCGGCGGCCGCGGCCTCCTCGAAGAGCGCGAGCGAGGCCGGACGCCCGCGCAGGACCTCCTCGGCGCGGTGCGCGCGCCACGGCACCGACCCGACGCCGCCGAGGCCGATGGCCACGTGGGCCAGCACGCCCTCCTCGAGGCGGGCGACCACCGCGGCGGAGGTCAGGGCGAACTCGTAGGACGCGCGGTCGCGCACCTTGAGGTAGCCGGAGCGGGCGTCGGGCAGGGGGACCTCCAGGTGTGTGACGAGCTCACCGGGCGCCAGCACGTTGTCGCGGCCGGGATCGTCGTCGGCCCGCACGTGCAGCTCGGCGACCGGGATCGTCCGCTCGCCGTCGGCACCGTGGAGGCGCACCCGGGCGTCGAGCGCGACGAGGGCCACGGCCAGGTCGGAGGCGTGGACGGCGATGCAGCCGGCGTCGACGCCGAGCACCGCGTGGGTGCGTGCCGTCCCCTCGATCGCCGCGCATCCGCTGCCGGGGCGACGCTTGTTGCACTGGGTCACCTCGGGATCGCGGAAGTAGCGGCACCGGGTGCGCTGCAGGACGTTGCCGCCGATGGTCGCCATCGCGCGCAGCTGGGGCGAGGCCGCGAGCAGCAGCGAGTCGCGCAGGACGGGAAGGTCGACCACCGTCCTGTGCCGGGCGAGGTCGGCCATCGTGACGGCGGCGCCGACCACCAGGGTGCCGTCCTCGACGGTGACCTCGGCCAGAGGCAGTCGACTGATGTCGACGACCGTGCCGGGTGACCACACCCCGTCGCGCATCAGGTCGAGCTGCGTGGTGCCGCCGGCGATGAAGACGGTGTCGTCGGGCTGCTGGACGGCGCGGGAGACGGCATCGGTCGTGACCGCCGCGCTGGCCGCCTCCACGTCGTCGACGCGGGTGTAGGTGAAGGGGTGCACGTCACGCCCCCTGCGCCGAGCGGACCGACATGACGGCGTCCACGATGCGTGGATAGGCCCCGCACCGGCACAGGTTGCCGCTCATCAGCTCGCGCACGTCGTCGCGAGTGGACCACCCGTCGTCGTCGAGGAGGGCGACGGCCGACATGACCTGTCCGGCCGTGCACGCACCGCACTGGAACGCGTCGCAGTCGAGGAAGGCCTGCTGCACGGGGTGGAGCTCGTCGGTCGAGCCGACGCCCTCGATCGTGGTCACCTCGCGGCCCTCGACCTGCGCGGCCAGGGTGAGGCAGGAGAGCACACGCCGCCCGTCGACGTGCACCGTGCACGCGCCGCAGGCCCCCTGGTCACAGCCCTTCTGGGTGCCGGTGAGGCCGAGGTCGTCGCGCAGCAGGTCGAGCAGCGAGCGACGCGTGTCGACCTCGACCGAGTGAGGATCGCCGTTGATGGTCGTCTGGACTGTGTGCCGGCTCATCCAGCGACCCAACCAGAGCGACGCGGGCGTCGCCTCACCCCGTCGCGCGGGCCGTTCCGCCTCCGGGCGTGACCAGCTGGATCCGCGGTCCGTGCGCGGGCTCGGGCCGTGCGTCGTAGTCGGGCGTCGCGACGTAGGGCTGCCACGCGAGGTACGTCGACAGGTGGCGGCGCACGCTCGGCAGCACGTCGTGCACGGTGACGTCGCGACCCAGCTCCGAGCTGAGCGAGGTGACCCCCGCGTCGTCGATGCCGCAGGCGACGAACCGGTCGTACCAGCCGAGGTCGACGTCGCAGTTGAGCGAGAAGCCGTGCATCGTCACGCCGCGCGCCATCCGGATCCCGATGGCGGCGATCTTGCGCTCCGGGCCGCGGTCGTCGGCGCGCAGCCACACGCCGCTGCGACCCGGGATGCGGGCGGTGGTGACGCCGAAGTCGGTGCACACCGCGATCAGCGCCTCCTCGACGCGACGGACGTAGTCGACGACCTTGACGTGCTCGGGGAGCGCGACGATCGGGTAGCCGACGAGCTGGCCGGGGCCGTGGAAGGTGATCTTGCCGCCGCGGTCGACGTCGATCACGGGAGCGCCGGGGTCGAGCGGGCGCTCGTGGTCGTCGGTGCGCTTGCCGGCGGTGAAGACGGCCGGGTGCTCGAGCAGCAGGACGGTGCCGGGACGCGTGCCGGCGACGACGTCCACGTGGACGCCGCGCTGGAGGTCCCACGCGGCGAGGTAGTCGACCGCGTCGTCGCCGAGACCGGCGATCTCGTAGGTCAGGCCCGTGTCGGTCTGCTGGTCCAACGACATGCCGCGAGCCTACGCCCGCGCACGCCGCCCGATCGGCGCGGCCCTGTGGATGAGCGCCGACGCCGCGGCGTGGGATCGGCGAGGCTGGACGCGTGGATCCCCGCCGACTGCTCCCCGTCCTGACGGCCGTGGCCTGCGCGTGCGTGGTCGCCACCCTGGTGGTCCGGATCGGGGGACCGGACCGCGCCCGGGGCGGCGACGGCACCCCACGCCCGGCCGCGAGCGGGAGTGGAGCGGTGGCGGAGATCCTCGCCGGGTGGGACCGGCGTCGCTCGTCCGCGTGGGCGGCGGGCGACGCCGGGGTCCTCCGCGCTCTCTACACCGACGACTCGCGCGCCGGCGCGGCCGACGTGCGCCACCTGCGCGCCTGGACGCGGCGCGGCCTGACGGTCCAGGGGCTCGAGACCCAGGTGCTCGCGCTCGAGGTCGCGGAGCGTACGCCGCACCGGCTGGTGCTCGCGGTCACCGACCGGGTGGTCGGCGGTCAAGCGGTCGGCGGCGCGGCACCGGTCGCCCTGCCGGTCGACCGGGCCTCGACCCGGACGGTCGAGCTGGTGCGGGTGGGGGAGGAGTGGCTCGTGTCGGAGGTCCGACGGGCCGACCCCGGTCAGGACAGGGCGGCGGAGAGGACTTCGCGGACGTCCTCGTCCTCGAAGTCGTAGCCGGCCCGCTCGAGCGCGGCCGGGCGGGCGTTGACCGAGCCGAGCAGCTCGGGCGCCATGTCGCCGGCGGCAGCCTTCATCAGCGGCGCCGGGACGGCGAGGAACGCCTTGCGGTGCACCGCCGAGGCGAGCTCGTGGGTGAACTCGGCGTTGGTCGGCGTGCGTGGGCAGCACAGGTTGAAGGCGCCCGAGACGTCGCGCGAGCCGATGAGGAAGGTCACCGCGCCGACCCAGTCGCGCAGCGAGATCATCGGCATGTACTGCTCGCCAGAGCCGAGCTTCGCGCCACCGCCGAGCTTGAAGAGCAGGGCGAGCTGCTTGAGCGGCGGCGAGGTGCGGTCCATGACGGGAGAGGTGCGGAGCACGCAGACCCGCGACCCCGCGGCCTTCGCCGGCTCGGTCGCGGCCTGCCACTCCCGCGCGACGCGGGTGAGCAGGGCGTCCCCGGCGCTGTCGGTCTCCTCGGTCACGACCGCGTCCCCGTGGTCGCCGTACACGCTGATGCCGTTGCCAGCCAGGAACGCCGGCGGTCGCTCGGCGGCCGCGATCGTCTCGGCGAGGAGCCGGGTGGTGGAGACGCGCGAGTCCATCACCTCGCGGGCGTACGCCTTCGAGTGCGGGTTGCTCGCGATGCTCTTGCCCGCGAGGTTGACCACCGCGTCGGCGCGGCCGATGACAGCGGCGTCGACCTCCCTGGCGGCCGGGTCCCACTGCGACTCGTGCTCGGTGGTCGGCGTCCGCCGGACCAGTGCGGTCACCTCGTGCCCCTGGACCCGCAGGTGGTCGGAGAGGTGGGTGCCGAGGAACCCGGA
This genomic interval carries:
- the lipB gene encoding lipoyl(octanoyl) transferase LipB — encoded protein: MSLDQQTDTGLTYEIAGLGDDAVDYLAAWDLQRGVHVDVVAGTRPGTVLLLEHPAVFTAGKRTDDHERPLDPGAPVIDVDRGGKITFHGPGQLVGYPIVALPEHVKVVDYVRRVEEALIAVCTDFGVTTARIPGRSGVWLRADDRGPERKIAAIGIRMARGVTMHGFSLNCDVDLGWYDRFVACGIDDAGVTSLSSELGRDVTVHDVLPSVRRHLSTYLAWQPYVATPDYDARPEPAHGPRIQLVTPGGGTARATG
- a CDS encoding RDD family protein, with protein sequence MTSAVTSDLRSATWGRRILALCIDWVACLAVVEGLVATGVIAANPNGLGTLALFVVESALFTATVGGSFGKLATRLRVVRQKDPSRPVSLLAAVVRSVLVALVVPPLLTFDERGLHDLAAGTRTVAL
- a CDS encoding FAD binding domain-containing protein, whose translation is MHPFTYTRVDDVEAASAAVTTDAVSRAVQQPDDTVFIAGGTTQLDLMRDGVWSPGTVVDISRLPLAEVTVEDGTLVVGAAVTMADLARHRTVVDLPVLRDSLLLAASPQLRAMATIGGNVLQRTRCRYFRDPEVTQCNKRRPGSGCAAIEGTARTHAVLGVDAGCIAVHASDLAVALVALDARVRLHGADGERTIPVAELHVRADDDPGRDNVLAPGELVTHLEVPLPDARSGYLKVRDRASYEFALTSAAVVARLEEGVLAHVAIGLGGVGSVPWRAHRAEEVLRGRPASLALFEEAAAAELADAFTVPGTAFKPELARRTLVRQLRDVTEVTA
- a CDS encoding (2Fe-2S)-binding protein; this encodes MSRHTVQTTINGDPHSVEVDTRRSLLDLLRDDLGLTGTQKGCDQGACGACTVHVDGRRVLSCLTLAAQVEGREVTTIEGVGSTDELHPVQQAFLDCDAFQCGACTAGQVMSAVALLDDDGWSTRDDVRELMSGNLCRCGAYPRIVDAVMSVRSAQGA
- the lipA gene encoding lipoyl synthase; this translates as MTTAPAPEGRKLLRLEIRNAETPIEKKPEWIKTRARMGPEYTALQELVKGEGLHTVCQEAGCPNIYECWEDREATFLIGGDQCTRRCDFCQIDTGKPQPLDRDEPRRVAESVQKMQLKYATITGVARDDLPDGGAWLYAETVRAIHELNPGTGVENLIPDFNGKPDLLTEVFESSPEVLAHNVETVPRIFKRIRPAFRYDRSLDVITQARDFGLVTKSNLILGMGETRGEISQALRDLHDAGCELITITQYLRPSPRHHPVERWVKPEEFVELKAEADEIGFAGALSGPLVRSSYRAGRLYGQAMDARAAATPATA
- a CDS encoding DUF4191 domain-containing protein, with translation MSTPAPSAPSSRRAQIMQTYTMAKRTDPRLGLIIAGVFVLGAAVGFGLLSLLPGTGVISIIITIVGALMIGLLCALLVFGRRAQKAAYTQMEGQPAAAAGALQMLRRGWKVEPVVGFTKQQDVVHRVVGPPGIVLVGEGSSPTRVRSLLATERKKHERVAYEVPIHEVVAGRGDGEVPLPKLVRHVQKLGRSVKPAEMTDILQRLKALDAQRGKVPLPKGPVPTSMKGMRSQQRGR
- a CDS encoding xanthine dehydrogenase family protein molybdopterin-binding subunit, translated to MSTATDTTAVPSTGTPVVGAGVRRVDGPLKVTGAVPYADDLAPRDALVGVLVGATIAAGEISLVDTSDALAAPGVVAVISHHDAPRVVRPDEASADDRAPRPPFQDATVRFHGDHVALVVAQTREEAVHAASLLHVTYDVTEPVVDLNDPRATRETDDPAGADSVRGDLERGLAEADVVVEADYVTGDNTNNPIGLFSACAQWDGDALHMWATTQWPFNTADCLAEAWGMAREDVRVECPYLGGGFGSGLRPWPYIHAAAMAAKVVGQPVRVVLSRPQMFTAVGHRPETVQHVRLGARRDGTLTAVEHTATIPVAVDDDNPENVVSGTRQGYAVEHLRADVDQVRLHISPPGSMRAPGEAQGNFALETALDELAVELGIDPVELRLRNDTATNPDQDDLPWSSKALDQCLRRGAEIIGWDDRDPAPRSMRDGDQLVGYGVAAVSFFYFQQPCTVRVVVHRDGTAAVHSSAMDIGTGTYTVVTQVAADRLGLELDDVEVVLGDSSLPASPPAGGSGLATAISNAVALAVAEVLDDLDLSGTPGREALARAVGDRDEVAAEATAAPPDPAEMGMSPSGAFGAKFAKVRVDADLGLVRVERLVSVIDCGQVLNERTARSQVVGGAVGGIGHALLEHTVTDLHAGPQTGRITNAHMADYLIAVNADVPDLEVEFVGGPDRLNPVGVKGVGEVGLCGVAAAIGNAVFHATGRRIRRLPITPDLLL
- a CDS encoding TIGR01777 family oxidoreductase, whose protein sequence is MRVVIAGASGFLGTHLSDHLRVQGHEVTALVRRTPTTEHESQWDPAAREVDAAVIGRADAVVNLAGKSIASNPHSKAYAREVMDSRVSTTRLLAETIAAAERPPAFLAGNGISVYGDHGDAVVTEETDSAGDALLTRVAREWQAATEPAKAAGSRVCVLRTSPVMDRTSPPLKQLALLFKLGGGAKLGSGEQYMPMISLRDWVGAVTFLIGSRDVSGAFNLCCPRTPTNAEFTHELASAVHRKAFLAVPAPLMKAAAGDMAPELLGSVNARPAALERAGYDFEDEDVREVLSAALS